The Halorhabdus sp. BNX81 genome includes a region encoding these proteins:
- a CDS encoding 50S ribosomal protein L18, which yields MATGPRYKVPMRRRRESRTDYHQRLRLLKSGKPRLVARLSNSQARAQLVTTGPNGDETVAAAESNDLAEYGWEAPTGNLPAAYLTGLLAGLRAIEDGYDEAVLDIGLNTPTPGSKVFAIQEGAIDAGLEIPHNDDVLADWERTSGEHIAEYAETLDEDLYSRDFDATELPAHFTELRETLLEGDIEL from the coding sequence ATGGCGACAGGACCACGATACAAGGTGCCGATGCGTCGGCGCCGCGAATCCCGGACGGACTACCATCAGCGGTTGCGCCTGCTGAAATCCGGCAAGCCCCGCCTCGTTGCGCGGCTCTCGAACAGCCAGGCCAGGGCGCAGCTGGTGACGACCGGGCCGAACGGCGACGAGACAGTTGCAGCCGCCGAATCGAACGACCTCGCCGAGTACGGCTGGGAGGCGCCGACGGGCAACCTGCCCGCCGCGTACCTCACCGGCCTGCTCGCCGGGCTTCGGGCGATCGAGGACGGCTACGATGAGGCCGTGCTGGACATCGGACTCAACACGCCGACGCCAGGAAGTAAAGTATTCGCGATCCAGGAGGGCGCGATCGACGCGGGCCTGGAGATCCCCCACAACGACGACGTGCTCGCCGACTGGGAACGGACCAGCGGCGAACACATCGCCGAGTACGCCGAGACCCTCGACGAGGATCTCTACAGCAGGGATTTCGACGCGACAGAATTGCCCGCACACTTCACAGAGCTGCGGGAGACGCTACTCGAAGGTGACATCGAACTATGA
- a CDS encoding 50S ribosomal protein L19e codes for MTDLSAQKRLAADVLDIGKNRVWFDPEAQGEIADAITREDVRDLIDQGLVREKETQGNSRSQARERAEKRAYGHQKGHGSRKGAAGARQNEKDDWVSRIRAQRERLRELRDSGDLSPTEYRELYDQASGGEFDDVGDLDRFIDDQYGDQ; via the coding sequence ATGACTGATCTGAGCGCACAGAAGCGACTTGCGGCTGACGTGCTCGACATCGGGAAGAACCGCGTCTGGTTCGACCCCGAGGCCCAGGGCGAGATAGCCGACGCGATCACGCGCGAGGACGTTCGCGACCTGATCGATCAGGGTCTCGTCCGCGAGAAGGAAACGCAGGGCAATTCCCGCAGCCAGGCCAGAGAGCGCGCCGAGAAACGCGCCTACGGCCACCAGAAGGGACACGGCTCCCGGAAGGGTGCCGCGGGTGCCCGACAGAACGAGAAGGACGACTGGGTGTCGCGCATCCGTGCACAGCGCGAGCGCCTGCGCGAACTCCGTGATTCCGGCGACCTCTCGCCGACGGAGTATCGCGAACTGTACGACCAGGCCAGTGGCGGCGAATTCGACGACGTCGGTGACCTGGATCGATTTATCGACGACCAATACGGTGATCAGTGA
- a CDS encoding 50S ribosomal protein L32e, with translation MADEEPTELNEVSGIGDETAGALRESGFETIDDLREADEDALTEVTGIGNALAARIKADVGDVEVDEDVEDADVEESEASADGADTDASDDAADTDEDDASSYEGLTDISGVGEGTAENLRDAGFETVEDVARAEQSDLTEVEGIGNALAARIQADVGELDVSAAETAEVEEAGEAAETEEEVETELQARGHAAKTPELSDEEARLLVQRRREGKPQFNRQDHHKKKRVSTSWRRPRGGLSKQRRGIKGKGDTVEAGFRTPNAIRGLHPSGFEEVRVHNVDDLEGVDGDSQAVRIASKVGARKRERIEEQAESEGIRVLNPTYVEVEVNDD, from the coding sequence ATGGCCGACGAGGAACCAACGGAACTGAACGAGGTCAGCGGTATCGGCGACGAGACGGCCGGAGCCCTGCGGGAAAGCGGCTTCGAGACGATCGACGACCTGCGTGAAGCTGACGAGGATGCTCTCACTGAGGTGACGGGCATCGGCAACGCGCTGGCCGCCCGCATCAAGGCTGACGTCGGCGACGTCGAGGTCGACGAAGACGTCGAAGACGCCGACGTCGAAGAGAGTGAGGCGTCGGCTGACGGTGCAGATACTGACGCCTCCGACGACGCTGCCGACACAGACGAGGACGACGCCTCGTCCTACGAGGGCCTGACGGACATCAGCGGCGTCGGCGAGGGGACGGCCGAGAACCTTCGCGACGCCGGCTTCGAGACGGTCGAGGACGTCGCCCGTGCCGAGCAGTCCGATCTGACCGAGGTCGAGGGCATCGGTAACGCCCTCGCCGCCCGGATTCAGGCAGACGTCGGCGAACTCGACGTTTCGGCAGCCGAGACGGCCGAGGTCGAGGAAGCCGGCGAAGCGGCCGAAACCGAGGAAGAAGTCGAGACCGAACTGCAGGCACGCGGTCACGCCGCAAAGACGCCCGAGTTGAGCGACGAGGAAGCACGCTTGCTCGTCCAGCGTCGACGCGAGGGCAAGCCGCAGTTCAACCGGCAGGACCACCACAAGAAAAAGCGTGTCTCGACATCCTGGCGACGCCCGCGGGGCGGCCTCTCGAAGCAGCGCCGCGGCATCAAGGGCAAGGGCGACACCGTCGAGGCTGGATTCCGGACCCCGAACGCGATTCGCGGGCTCCACCCGTCCGGGTTCGAGGAAGTCCGCGTCCACAACGTCGACGATCTCGAGGGCGTGGACGGCGACAGTCAGGCAGTGCGGATCGCCTCGAAAGTCGGTGCGCGCAAACGCGAGCGCATCGAGGAACAAGCCGAGAGCGAGGGCATTCGTGTCCTCAACCCCACCTACGTCGAAGTCGAGGTGAACGATGACTGA
- a CDS encoding 50S ribosomal protein L6 has translation MPRTELQLPEDASAEMDHLELTVEGPEGSVTRRLWYPDITVEVTDDAVVIESDEDDAKTMSTIGTFESHVQNMFHGVTEGWEYEMEVFYSHFPMQVRAEGEEIVIENFLGERAPRTTPIHGDTEVEIDEELLTLRGPSIEDVGQTAADIEQLTRVPGKDVRVFQDGVYITEKPNRGEA, from the coding sequence ATGCCACGAACAGAACTACAGCTACCGGAAGACGCGAGCGCCGAGATGGACCATCTCGAGCTCACCGTCGAAGGGCCCGAAGGCAGCGTCACGCGCCGGTTGTGGTATCCGGACATCACCGTCGAGGTGACCGACGACGCCGTCGTCATCGAGTCCGACGAGGACGATGCGAAGACGATGTCGACGATCGGGACCTTCGAGAGCCACGTGCAGAACATGTTCCACGGCGTCACCGAGGGCTGGGAGTACGAGATGGAAGTCTTCTACTCTCACTTCCCGATGCAGGTGCGTGCCGAGGGCGAAGAGATCGTCATCGAGAACTTCCTCGGCGAGCGAGCGCCGCGGACGACCCCGATCCACGGGGACACCGAGGTCGAGATCGACGAGGAGCTGCTCACGCTGCGCGGGCCAAGTATCGAGGACGTCGGCCAGACGGCGGCCGACATCGAGCAACTCACCCGTGTCCCGGGCAAGGACGTCCGGGTGTTCCAGGACGGCGTCTACATCACGGAAAAGCCGAATCGAGGTGAGGCCTGA
- a CDS encoding 30S ribosomal protein S8: MTGNDPLSAALSGLDNAESVGQLTHTVEPASNETGSVLEVLYDRGYIDGFERVEDGKAGRFEVELSGAINECGSVKPRYSVGADEFEQWEKRFLPARDYGTLVVTTSHGIMSHYEAREAGVGGQVIAYVY; this comes from the coding sequence ATGACGGGTAACGATCCACTCAGCGCCGCGCTCTCGGGGCTCGACAACGCCGAGAGCGTCGGTCAGCTGACACACACAGTCGAGCCCGCCTCGAACGAGACCGGCAGCGTCCTCGAAGTGCTGTACGATCGCGGCTACATCGACGGCTTCGAGCGCGTTGAAGACGGCAAGGCCGGTCGGTTCGAGGTCGAATTGAGCGGTGCGATCAACGAATGTGGCTCGGTCAAGCCCCGCTATTCAGTGGGAGCCGACGAGTTCGAGCAGTGGGAGAAGCGGTTCCTCCCCGCCCGTGACTACGGGACGCTCGTCGTCACGACCAGCCACGGCATCATGAGCCACTACGAGGCCCGCGAGGCGGGCGTCGGTGGCCAGGTGATCGCGTACGTCTACTGA
- a CDS encoding 30S ribosomal protein S14 produces the protein MSESETDNDAGAEATGEQAAKRTGQLEACQRCGREQGLIGKYDIWLCRQCFREISRDMGFRKYR, from the coding sequence ATGAGCGAGAGTGAGACAGACAACGACGCGGGCGCGGAAGCGACCGGCGAGCAGGCCGCAAAGCGGACCGGCCAGCTCGAAGCCTGCCAGCGATGCGGACGCGAGCAGGGCCTGATCGGCAAGTACGACATCTGGCTCTGCCGGCAGTGTTTCCGGGAGATCTCCCGCGACATGGGATTCAGGAAGTATCGATAA
- a CDS encoding 50S ribosomal protein L5: MSSESRDADFHDMREPSVEKVVVHMGIGQGGQELADAEEILEEIVGQQPVRTTAKATVGEFEIRQGDPVGTKVTLRDDAAEEFLETALALVDLDADQFDETGNFSFGVEEHTDFPSQEYDPTIGIYGLDVTVNLTRPGYRVTKRDKASRSIPSNHRLDPADAIAFVESTFDVEVSA; the protein is encoded by the coding sequence ATGAGCTCCGAGAGTCGTGACGCTGACTTCCACGACATGCGTGAGCCTTCCGTCGAGAAGGTCGTCGTCCACATGGGTATCGGCCAGGGTGGCCAGGAACTCGCCGACGCCGAGGAGATCCTAGAGGAGATCGTCGGCCAACAGCCGGTGCGGACGACCGCGAAGGCGACGGTCGGCGAGTTCGAGATCCGGCAGGGCGATCCGGTCGGGACGAAAGTCACGCTTCGTGACGACGCCGCCGAGGAGTTCCTCGAGACGGCGCTTGCGCTGGTCGACCTCGACGCGGATCAGTTCGACGAGACCGGCAACTTCAGCTTCGGCGTCGAGGAACACACCGACTTCCCCAGCCAGGAGTACGACCCGACGATCGGGATCTACGGGCTGGACGTGACGGTGAACCTGACGCGGCCGGGCTATCGCGTGACCAAGCGCGATAAGGCCTCCCGGTCGATCCCTTCGAACCATCGACTCGACCCCGCGGACGCCATCGCGTTCGTCGAGTCGACCTTCGACGTGGAGGTGAGCGCATGA
- a CDS encoding 30S ribosomal protein S4e, protein MSNHQKRLSVPNSWPIERKTETFTVKADAGPHGEAGVPLLIVLRDVLGYVDSRKEARFALDQDQVLINGDPESDETRPVGMFDILAFTEREEFYRVFPGEGGRLALTPIDEDSAQSKLGKIVQKQFVPGGDLQLTLHDGESLLVSEDAPYEGNDSVVVENDSEEIIAHFEYEEGALVTAVDGQHAGEIGTIEEIQVTPGSAENNVRIEREDGSIIETIEEYVVVIDENFVADDEGVEAEEADEADEAADEADEDDAAEADDEAAEADDETDEEADGGDDE, encoded by the coding sequence ATGAGTAACCACCAGAAACGACTCTCGGTACCGAACAGCTGGCCGATCGAGCGCAAGACCGAGACCTTCACCGTGAAGGCCGACGCCGGCCCCCACGGCGAGGCCGGCGTGCCCCTGCTGATCGTCCTTCGGGACGTCCTGGGCTACGTCGACAGCCGCAAGGAGGCTCGCTTCGCGCTCGATCAGGACCAGGTCCTGATCAACGGCGACCCCGAAAGCGACGAGACCCGCCCGGTGGGGATGTTCGACATCCTCGCCTTCACGGAACGCGAGGAGTTCTACCGCGTGTTCCCCGGCGAGGGCGGTCGCCTCGCGCTGACGCCGATCGACGAGGATTCCGCCCAGTCGAAGCTCGGGAAAATCGTCCAAAAGCAGTTCGTCCCCGGCGGGGACCTCCAGCTGACGCTGCACGACGGCGAGTCGCTGCTGGTCTCCGAGGACGCGCCCTACGAGGGCAACGACTCGGTCGTCGTCGAGAACGACAGCGAGGAGATCATCGCCCACTTCGAATACGAAGAGGGCGCACTCGTGACGGCCGTCGACGGTCAGCACGCCGGCGAGATCGGGACGATCGAGGAGATCCAGGTCACGCCCGGCAGCGCCGAGAACAACGTCCGCATCGAACGTGAGGACGGCTCGATCATCGAGACGATCGAGGAGTACGTCGTCGTCATCGACGAGAACTTCGTTGCAGATGACGAGGGCGTGGAGGCCGAGGAAGCCGACGAGGCTGACGAAGCTGCGGATGAGGCGGACGAAGACGACGCGGCCGAAGCAGACGACGAGGCTGCGGAGGCCGACGACGAGACTGACGAAGAAGCTGACGGAGGTGACGACGAATGA
- the rplX gene encoding 50S ribosomal protein L24 gives MSEQPSKQRTQTENAPLHERHDQVHATLTEDLREEYGQRRVRVNAGDTVEVMRGDFAGEEGEVLDVDLRDATISVEDVTLETADGEEVPRRLEASNVRVIDLDLSDDVREQRLESEDSQ, from the coding sequence ATGAGTGAACAACCATCCAAACAGCGCACGCAGACGGAGAACGCGCCGCTGCACGAGCGACACGATCAGGTGCACGCGACGCTGACCGAGGATCTCCGCGAGGAGTACGGACAGCGCCGCGTCCGCGTCAACGCGGGCGATACGGTCGAGGTTATGCGCGGGGACTTCGCCGGCGAGGAGGGCGAAGTGCTCGACGTGGATCTCCGGGACGCGACGATCAGCGTCGAGGACGTCACCCTCGAGACCGCCGACGGCGAGGAAGTGCCCCGGCGACTCGAGGCGAGCAACGTCCGCGTGATCGACCTCGATCTCTCCGACGACGTGCGCGAGCAACGACTCGAATCGGAGGATAGCCAATGA
- a CDS encoding 50S ribosomal protein L14: MEALNADVTQGLEKGSLVTCADNSGARELKVISVAGYSGTKNRHPKAGLGDKITVSVTKGTPEMRRQVLEAVVVRQRKPIRRPDGTRVKFEDNAAVIVDENEDPRGTELRGPIAREVAERFGSIASAATMIV, from the coding sequence ATGGAAGCCCTCAACGCAGACGTCACCCAGGGCCTCGAGAAGGGCTCGCTGGTCACGTGTGCCGACAACTCCGGCGCGCGTGAACTCAAGGTAATCAGCGTCGCCGGCTACTCGGGCACGAAGAACCGCCACCCGAAGGCGGGCCTGGGCGACAAGATCACCGTTTCGGTGACCAAGGGCACCCCGGAGATGCGACGGCAGGTGCTGGAGGCGGTCGTCGTCCGCCAGCGCAAGCCGATCCGACGACCCGACGGCACGCGCGTGAAGTTCGAGGACAACGCGGCCGTCATCGTCGACGAGAACGAGGATCCCCGGGGCACCGAACTCCGCGGGCCGATCGCCCGCGAGGTGGCCGAACGCTTCGGCTCCATCGCCTCGGCCGCAACGATGATCGTCTAG
- a CDS encoding 30S ribosomal protein S17, whose product MALGLNVQQPDATCDDENCPFHGTLSVRGQTLEGTVASTDMQKTVVVEREYDVTVPKYDRLMKRRSRIPAHAPPCMDVEEGDTVTIAETRPLSKTKSHAVVAKHGGAD is encoded by the coding sequence ATGGCGCTAGGACTGAACGTACAGCAACCGGACGCGACCTGCGACGACGAGAACTGCCCGTTCCACGGCACCCTTTCGGTGCGCGGGCAGACGCTCGAAGGCACAGTCGCGTCCACCGACATGCAGAAGACCGTCGTCGTCGAGCGAGAGTACGACGTAACCGTCCCGAAATACGACCGCCTCATGAAACGGCGGAGCCGGATTCCGGCCCATGCACCCCCGTGCATGGACGTCGAGGAAGGCGACACGGTCACGATCGCAGAGACCCGACCACTGTCGAAGACGAAATCCCACGCAGTGGTCGCGAAACACGGAGGTGCGGACTGA
- a CDS encoding ribonuclease P protein component 1, whose product MPLTPDTLARHELIGLPARVSAATNADLVGIDGTVVDETAKTLSIERGGRTWQVPKATATVEFTLSSDDPAATDGELVVTVDGNRLVAPPARRTERRGDSTWR is encoded by the coding sequence ATGCCACTCACCCCCGACACCCTTGCGCGGCACGAACTCATCGGGCTACCTGCCCGCGTGAGCGCCGCGACCAACGCGGACCTGGTCGGGATCGACGGCACAGTCGTCGACGAGACGGCCAAGACGCTGTCGATCGAGCGAGGGGGTCGGACGTGGCAGGTCCCGAAGGCGACGGCGACCGTCGAGTTCACGTTGTCGAGTGACGATCCGGCCGCCACGGACGGCGAGCTGGTCGTCACTGTCGACGGCAACCGACTCGTGGCCCCGCCGGCCAGACGGACCGAACGCAGAGGTGACTCAACATGGCGCTAG
- the rpmC gene encoding 50S ribosomal protein L29 has protein sequence MTILHPEEIRDMTAAERESELEELQTELLNARAVQATGGAPDNPGRIKEIRKAIARIKTIDAEDAANE, from the coding sequence ATGACGATCCTCCATCCCGAAGAGATCCGCGACATGACCGCCGCCGAACGCGAGAGCGAACTCGAGGAGCTCCAGACGGAGCTGCTGAACGCCCGCGCCGTCCAGGCGACGGGTGGTGCGCCGGACAACCCCGGCCGCATCAAGGAGATCCGGAAGGCGATCGCGCGGATCAAGACGATCGACGCTGAGGACGCGGCAAACGAATAA
- a CDS encoding 30S ribosomal protein S3, whose amino-acid sequence MADELQFIEDGLQRTQIDEFFEDELGRAGYGGMEVAKTPMGTQIVLKAEKPGMVIGKGGKNIRKITTTLEEEFGLEDPQVDVQEVEEPDLNARIVADRLANALERGWYFRKAGHTTIDRIMESGAKGAEIVLSGKVTGARSRVEKFNRGYIKHNGEPAEDIVDHGQGVAVMKLGTIGVDVKIIPPEAELPDDFEIYEDVEVEDYIEDVEEGSVEELLAGEPEEGDAVEAADADAADAADDAAEDAPDEEVVEEAAEAEEFDDVDVPDDAGVEDELDELEESVDEELDEETEAEAEELLDEMDEEEADADDGDEEGEAE is encoded by the coding sequence ATGGCGGACGAACTGCAGTTCATCGAGGACGGCCTCCAGCGCACCCAGATCGACGAGTTCTTCGAGGACGAACTCGGTCGCGCCGGCTACGGCGGCATGGAAGTCGCCAAGACGCCGATGGGGACCCAGATCGTCCTCAAGGCCGAAAAGCCCGGCATGGTGATCGGCAAGGGTGGGAAGAACATCCGGAAGATCACCACCACGCTCGAAGAGGAATTCGGGCTCGAAGATCCCCAGGTCGACGTTCAGGAAGTCGAGGAACCCGACCTCAACGCTCGGATCGTCGCCGACCGACTCGCCAACGCCCTCGAACGCGGCTGGTACTTCCGGAAGGCCGGTCACACCACGATCGACCGGATCATGGAGTCCGGCGCGAAGGGTGCCGAGATCGTCCTCTCCGGAAAGGTCACGGGCGCACGCTCCCGCGTGGAGAAGTTCAACCGTGGCTACATCAAGCACAACGGCGAACCCGCCGAGGACATCGTCGATCACGGCCAGGGCGTCGCGGTCATGAAGCTCGGCACGATCGGGGTGGACGTCAAGATCATCCCGCCCGAGGCCGAGTTGCCCGACGACTTCGAGATCTACGAGGACGTCGAAGTCGAGGATTATATCGAGGACGTCGAGGAGGGCTCCGTCGAGGAGCTGCTGGCCGGCGAGCCCGAGGAGGGCGACGCTGTCGAGGCAGCTGATGCGGACGCCGCCGACGCCGCGGACGACGCGGCCGAGGACGCCCCCGACGAAGAGGTCGTCGAGGAGGCCGCCGAGGCCGAGGAGTTCGACGACGTCGACGTCCCGGACGACGCGGGTGTCGAGGACGAACTCGACGAACTCGAGGAGTCCGTCGACGAGGAACTCGACGAGGAGACCGAGGCGGAAGCCGAGGAGCTTCTCGACGAGATGGACGAAGAAGAAGCTGACGCGGACGACGGAGACGAGGAGGGTGAGGCCGAATGA
- a CDS encoding 50S ribosomal protein L22, which produces MGISYSVDADPDTTAKAMLRERQMSHKHSKAIAREIKGMTAEAAVAYLEDVIEGDQSVPFKSHNSGVGHRNDIEGWDAGRYPEKASEAFIDLLENAIGNAEYAGMDGESMEIVHVAAHKVGEQQGRQPRAMGRANEWNTPEVDVELILSEASASDSASGDSREQEGDA; this is translated from the coding sequence ATGGGAATCAGCTACTCAGTCGACGCGGATCCGGACACCACGGCGAAAGCGATGCTCCGGGAGCGTCAGATGAGCCACAAGCACAGCAAGGCCATCGCCCGGGAGATCAAGGGCATGACCGCCGAGGCGGCGGTCGCCTACCTAGAGGACGTCATCGAGGGCGACCAGTCGGTCCCCTTTAAGTCCCACAACTCGGGCGTCGGCCATCGAAACGACATCGAGGGTTGGGACGCCGGCCGCTACCCGGAGAAGGCCAGCGAGGCCTTCATCGATCTGCTCGAAAACGCGATCGGTAACGCCGAATACGCGGGGATGGACGGCGAGTCCATGGAGATCGTCCACGTCGCCGCCCACAAGGTCGGCGAACAGCAGGGCCGCCAGCCCCGCGCGATGGGGCGGGCCAACGAGTGGAACACGCCGGAAGTCGACGTCGAACTCATCCTCAGCGAGGCGTCAGCCTCGGACAGTGCGAGCGGCGATAGCCGCGAGCAGGAGGGTGATGCCTGA
- a CDS encoding 30S ribosomal protein S19 yields the protein MSSHDYQIGHEGEFTYRGHTLEELQDMSVEEVAELLPARQRRSIKRGLSYEKRQLLEEARDAGEEETANDPIRTHLRDMPILPEFVGITFAVYTGQSFERVKVEPEMIGHYLGEFQLTRTSVEHGQAGIGATRSSKFVPLK from the coding sequence ATGAGCTCACACGATTACCAGATCGGTCACGAGGGCGAGTTTACCTATCGTGGCCACACGCTCGAGGAGTTGCAGGACATGTCCGTCGAGGAAGTCGCGGAACTGCTGCCCGCACGCCAGCGGCGAAGTATCAAGCGCGGCCTGTCCTACGAGAAACGACAGTTGCTCGAAGAGGCCCGTGACGCCGGCGAGGAGGAGACGGCCAACGACCCGATCAGGACGCACCTGCGGGATATGCCGATCCTGCCCGAGTTCGTCGGGATCACGTTCGCGGTCTACACCGGCCAGAGCTTCGAGCGCGTGAAGGTCGAGCCCGAGATGATCGGCCACTATCTGGGCGAGTTCCAGCTCACGCGCACGAGCGTCGAGCACGGACAGGCCGGGATCGGGGCGACCCGCTCCTCGAAGTTCGTGCCACTCAAGTAA
- a CDS encoding 50S ribosomal protein L2 encodes MGRRIQGQRRGRGTPTFRAPSHRYKADLSHRSTEARDGDVISGTVVDIEHDPARSAPVAAVEFEDGDQRLVLAPEGVGVGDEIQVGVTAAIEPGNTLPLAEIPEGIQICNVEANPGDGGKFARAGGVSAQLMAHDRNVTVVQLPSGDVRRLDPDCRATIGVVAGGGRTEKPFVKAGNKYHKMKSRGTKYPRVRGVAMNAVDHPFGGGGRQHPGQPKSISRNAPPGRKVGDISSRRTGRGGDE; translated from the coding sequence ATGGGACGACGGATTCAAGGCCAACGACGCGGTCGCGGGACCCCGACGTTCCGGGCCCCCTCGCATCGCTACAAGGCCGATCTCTCACACCGGAGCACCGAAGCGCGCGACGGCGACGTCATCTCGGGGACGGTCGTGGACATCGAACACGACCCTGCCCGGAGCGCACCCGTTGCCGCCGTCGAGTTCGAGGACGGCGATCAGCGTCTCGTCCTCGCGCCGGAAGGCGTCGGCGTGGGCGACGAGATCCAGGTCGGCGTCACTGCGGCGATCGAGCCCGGGAACACGCTCCCGCTGGCCGAGATCCCGGAGGGCATCCAGATCTGTAACGTCGAGGCCAACCCCGGCGACGGCGGGAAGTTCGCCCGGGCTGGCGGCGTTTCGGCACAGTTGATGGCCCACGACCGCAACGTGACGGTCGTCCAGTTGCCAAGCGGCGACGTCCGCCGACTCGACCCGGACTGCCGGGCGACGATCGGCGTGGTCGCTGGCGGTGGCCGGACGGAGAAACCCTTCGTGAAGGCCGGCAACAAATACCACAAGATGAAATCCCGTGGGACGAAGTACCCGCGGGTTCGTGGGGTTGCGATGAACGCGGTCGACCACCCGTTCGGTGGCGGTGGCCGCCAGCACCCCGGCCAGCCCAAGTCCATCTCGCGGAACGCGCCGCCGGGACGGAAGGTTGGCGACATTTCCTCGCGCCGGACTGGCCGAGGTGGTGACGAATGA
- a CDS encoding 50S ribosomal protein L23 encodes MTDPIDVIDHPHVTEKAMDKMDFQNKLQFIVKTDATKADIRDAVEQQFDVSVVNVNAQVTMNGNKKAEVTLSADDDAEEVASRIGVF; translated from the coding sequence ATGACCGATCCGATCGACGTGATCGACCATCCCCACGTCACCGAGAAGGCGATGGACAAGATGGACTTCCAGAACAAGCTCCAGTTCATCGTCAAGACCGATGCGACGAAAGCCGACATCCGCGACGCCGTCGAACAGCAGTTCGACGTGAGTGTCGTGAACGTCAACGCACAGGTAACGATGAACGGCAACAAAAAGGCAGAGGTGACCCTCTCGGCTGACGACGATGCCGAGGAAGTCGCCTCCCGAATCGGGGTGTTCTGA
- the rpl4p gene encoding 50S ribosomal protein L4 produces MQATLHDLDGDADDEIELPDVFETPHRPDLIKNAVLAAQANRKQDYGADEYAGLRTPAESQGSGRGQAHVPQQDGRSRRVPQTVGGRAAHPPKAEADPAPALNDKERKLAIRSAIAATADAELVEARGHAFDDETDLPLVVSDDFEDLVKTQAVVDVLEALGVDADIERADDRTVRAGQGTTRGRKYRTPKSILFVTSEEPSKAARNLAGADVTTAREVNAEDLAPGTDAGRLTLWTESALAEVADR; encoded by the coding sequence ATGCAGGCAACACTACACGATCTGGACGGCGACGCCGACGACGAGATCGAGCTGCCGGACGTCTTCGAGACGCCCCATCGGCCCGATCTCATCAAGAACGCGGTGCTTGCCGCCCAGGCTAACCGAAAGCAGGACTACGGCGCAGACGAGTACGCGGGCCTGCGGACGCCCGCCGAGTCACAGGGCAGTGGTCGCGGCCAGGCCCACGTCCCCCAACAGGACGGCCGCAGCCGACGCGTCCCACAGACCGTCGGCGGCCGGGCCGCCCACCCGCCCAAGGCCGAGGCCGACCCTGCACCGGCACTGAACGACAAGGAACGCAAACTCGCGATCCGGTCGGCGATCGCCGCGACGGCGGACGCCGAACTGGTCGAAGCGCGCGGACACGCCTTCGACGACGAGACCGACCTGCCGCTGGTCGTCTCCGATGACTTCGAGGACCTGGTCAAGACCCAGGCGGTCGTCGATGTGCTCGAAGCGCTCGGCGTCGATGCCGACATCGAGCGCGCGGACGACCGGACAGTCCGGGCCGGCCAGGGAACGACCCGTGGCCGGAAGTACCGGACGCCGAAGTCGATCCTCTTTGTCACGAGCGAAGAGCCGTCGAAGGCGGCTCGGAACCTCGCGGGCGCGGACGTAACCACCGCCCGGGAGGTCAACGCCGAGGATCTCGCGCCGGGGACCGACGCCGGCCGACTCACCCTCTGGACCGAGAGCGCACTCGCGGAGGTGGCCGACCGATGA